ACTAAAAATTTAGTAGACGCTGCCAAAGCAAAGGGAATTGAGCATTTTGTCTTAGTTTCTTCTTTGTGTACTTCGCAGTTCTTCCATCCACTGAATTTGTTTTGGCTGATTTTGGTGTGGAAAAAGCAAGCTGAAGAGTATATCCAGAAAAGCGGTCTTACTTATACGATTGTGCGACCTGGTGGGTTGAAGAATGAAGATAACCTTGACGCGATCGTGATGCAGAGCGCTGATACATTGTTTGACGGTAGCATCCCCAGGCAAAAAGTTGCCCAAGTTGCTGTTGAGGCGCTGTTTGAAGCGGATGCACGCAATAAAATTGTCGAAATTGTAGCCAAGCCTGAAGCAGCTTCCAAAAGTTTTGGAGAATTATTTGCTAACGTTGCCTAATTAAGCAGTTTAATTCCTGTAGAAGTCTTGCTTAGATACAACAAGCATTTTGGGCACAGTATTACTGTGCCTTTACAAAAATACTGTATTGGATGGAAGTGAACTTAGTCAGAATGAGTTCGTCGATGATTTTTGTTAGCAAAGAGAGCGAATTTGAAGGAGTCGGACTCTGAAAGGCTTTGAATTCAAAGGTGTTGAAAAACTTATTGGACCAATAGCCGCGATTCTCGGCTTTGTGTATTTGTTGCAATGGTATATTGGAGACTTGCGATCGCCTTCCGATCCCATCTTTGCAGATAAACAGCCACCTTTGGTGATGAAACAGGGCGATCCCTATATCCGTGCTTTAATGCGAACCATATCCGCGAGTGAAGCCAGTGGAAACCGTCCTTATTCGCTGTTATACGGTGGACAGCAAGTTAACGACCTTAGCCGACATCCTGAGATATGCGTCACAATTATCACAGGACCAAATACAGGTAATTGTTCTACGGCTGCTGGCAGATATCAAATTATCAACATTACTTGGTATCGTTTAGCCCCTCGTTATCACCCAAGACCGATGCAGATGATGTTTTGGACTGGTTATAGTTTTGAAGCAGAATATCAAGATATAGTCGTTTACCGTTGGTTAACTGATTCTAAAGTTTGGGGAACCGATCTTTCTCAATTGCTGCGTCAGGGAAAGTTAAATGATGTTTTGCGGCGGCTCTCCCCCACCTGGACAAGTCTAGGATATGGTATAGAAACTAATTCTGTTAGTAGCTCTTTGCCTAAAGTTTATCAGAAAATGTTGCAAGAGGAATTAACCGCAGCTAATCAACCAATAGCCCCAAATTTAACACCATCGCCAACTCCTTCCAGAAAACCAGTAAAGAAGCCGTGAGGTTATCTTAATTTCTAATTTGCTGTAGACAGAAAATCTTTGATATTTTCTACAAATGCTAATGTATTTTCAAAGTGAATATTATGTCCAGCATTT
The Nostoc punctiforme PCC 73102 genome window above contains:
- a CDS encoding NAD(P)H-binding protein, with protein sequence MKAFVAGATGETGRRIVQELIARNIPVRALVRDIEKAKGILSPEAELVVGDVLQPESITAALGDSTVLLVATGAKPSFDPTGPYKVDFEGTKNLVDAAKAKGIEHFVLVSSLCTSQFFHPLNLFWLILVWKKQAEEYIQKSGLTYTIVRPGGLKNEDNLDAIVMQSADTLFDGSIPRQKVAQVAVEALFEADARNKIVEIVAKPEAASKSFGELFANVA
- a CDS encoding glycoside hydrolase family protein, giving the protein MYLLQWYIGDLRSPSDPIFADKQPPLVMKQGDPYIRALMRTISASEASGNRPYSLLYGGQQVNDLSRHPEICVTIITGPNTGNCSTAAGRYQIINITWYRLAPRYHPRPMQMMFWTGYSFEAEYQDIVVYRWLTDSKVWGTDLSQLLRQGKLNDVLRRLSPTWTSLGYGIETNSVSSSLPKVYQKMLQEELTAANQPIAPNLTPSPTPSRKPVKKP